Proteins from one Streptomyces genisteinicus genomic window:
- a CDS encoding DUF58 domain-containing protein, whose translation MALTGRTALLAALGSLPVGILAPSWTGMLAVNAPLSLAILCDYALAAPVRTLRFTRSGDTSVRLGDAAQVHLAVTNPSSRPLRADLRDAWPPSSWPAEAPPEASRHRVRVPAGERRRVTTLLRPSRRGDRHSAQVTVRSYGPLGLAARQGGHRIPWTVRVLPAFESRKHLPSRLARLRELDGRTSVLVRGQGTEFDSLRDYVPGDDTRSIDWRATARRSAVAVRTWRPERDRHILLVLDTGRTAAGRVGDVPRLDASMDAALLLAALASRAGDRVGLLAYDRRVRARVQARAAGDVLPAMVGAMAPLEAELVETDARGLSAAALGSAPRGSLIVLLTGLDASSVEDGLLPVLPQLTRRHTVVVASVADPHVERMTRSRGSAQSVYEAAAGTQAHHQRQRTAELLRRHGVTVVDATPETFAPAVADAYLALKAAGRL comes from the coding sequence ATGGCCCTCACTGGACGGACTGCGCTGCTCGCCGCCCTCGGCTCACTCCCCGTAGGCATCCTCGCCCCCAGCTGGACGGGGATGCTCGCTGTCAACGCGCCCCTCTCACTGGCAATCCTGTGCGACTACGCACTCGCCGCGCCAGTGCGCACGCTGCGTTTCACCCGTTCCGGTGACACATCAGTTCGACTCGGTGACGCGGCTCAGGTGCATCTCGCGGTCACCAACCCCTCGTCCCGTCCATTGCGTGCCGATCTCCGGGACGCCTGGCCGCCGAGCAGCTGGCCTGCGGAGGCGCCCCCGGAGGCGTCACGCCACCGGGTGCGCGTCCCTGCCGGGGAGCGGCGCCGCGTGACGACCCTGCTGCGCCCCAGCCGCCGGGGGGACCGTCACTCCGCCCAGGTCACGGTCCGGTCCTACGGCCCGCTGGGCCTGGCCGCGCGACAGGGCGGCCACAGGATTCCCTGGACGGTGCGGGTGCTGCCGGCGTTCGAGAGCCGCAAGCACCTTCCGTCACGGCTGGCCCGTCTCCGTGAACTCGACGGGCGGACGAGCGTCCTCGTCCGGGGACAGGGGACGGAGTTCGACAGCCTCAGGGACTACGTGCCCGGTGACGACACGCGCTCCATCGACTGGCGAGCGACCGCCCGCAGGAGTGCCGTCGCGGTCCGTACCTGGCGGCCCGAGCGGGACCGCCACATCCTTCTGGTCCTGGACACCGGCCGCACCGCGGCGGGCCGTGTCGGGGACGTACCGCGCCTCGACGCCTCCATGGACGCCGCGCTGCTTCTCGCGGCCCTGGCATCGCGTGCGGGTGACCGCGTCGGTCTGCTGGCCTACGACCGGCGCGTGCGGGCCCGCGTACAGGCGCGGGCCGCCGGAGACGTGCTCCCTGCGATGGTCGGCGCCATGGCTCCGCTCGAGGCCGAACTGGTCGAGACGGATGCGCGGGGACTGAGCGCGGCCGCTCTGGGCAGCGCGCCGCGGGGTTCCTTGATCGTGCTGCTCACCGGCCTGGACGCGTCTTCCGTCGAGGACGGTCTGCTGCCGGTGCTTCCCCAGCTCACCCGGCGCCACACCGTGGTCGTCGCCTCGGTCGCCGATCCCCACGTCGAGCGGATGACAAGGTCCCGGGGCAGCGCGCAGAGCGTCTACGAGGCCGCCGCGGGGACGCAGGCGCACCACCAGCGGCAGCGGACCGCGGAGCTGCTTCGGCGGCACGGTGTCACCGTCGTCGACGCCACCCCGGAGACGTTCGCGCCGGCGGTGGCGGATGCCTATCTCGCTCTCAAGGCGGCCGGCCGGCTCTGA